The following proteins are co-located in the Microvirga ossetica genome:
- the rfbD gene encoding dTDP-4-dehydrorhamnose reductase: protein MILVFGSGGQLGQELVGLARVSGVPLAALTRAQADISDLAQVEQALAEIRPSIVLNASAYTKVDRAETEEEEAFQANAMGPEILARACAAANLPLIHVSTDYVFDGTQSGAYRESDPVAPLGVYGRSKLAGEEAIRRQLPQHVIVRTSWVYGIHGANFLKTILRLASERDELRIVGDQRGCPTSTMDLGRALLAVAQALGEGWAVPGTYHLAGTGVTTWHGFASRIVAAQTPFTGRSPSVVPIRTEEYPTPATRPVNSELDSSMFGRTFGFAARPWETAVDGTVARLLSRGQTTS, encoded by the coding sequence ATGATCCTGGTCTTTGGTAGCGGCGGGCAACTGGGGCAGGAACTCGTCGGGCTTGCGCGCGTGTCAGGCGTGCCCTTAGCCGCCCTGACGCGGGCGCAGGCCGACATCAGCGATCTGGCCCAGGTGGAGCAGGCCTTGGCCGAGATCCGCCCGAGCATCGTCCTCAACGCCAGCGCCTACACCAAGGTGGATCGTGCGGAAACCGAGGAGGAGGAGGCTTTTCAAGCCAATGCGATGGGCCCTGAGATTCTGGCTAGGGCATGCGCGGCCGCCAACCTCCCCCTGATCCATGTTTCGACCGATTATGTCTTCGACGGCACCCAGAGCGGCGCTTACCGTGAGAGTGACCCCGTTGCGCCACTTGGTGTGTATGGCCGCAGCAAGTTGGCCGGCGAGGAGGCGATCCGTCGCCAACTGCCGCAGCATGTGATTGTGCGCACCTCGTGGGTCTATGGCATCCACGGAGCGAACTTCCTGAAGACCATCCTTCGCCTGGCCAGCGAGCGCGATGAGTTGCGCATTGTCGGCGATCAACGCGGCTGCCCCACGTCAACAATGGATCTCGGCCGGGCGCTGCTGGCCGTGGCTCAGGCTCTGGGCGAGGGCTGGGCGGTGCCTGGCACCTATCATTTGGCCGGGACCGGAGTGACGACCTGGCACGGTTTTGCCTCGCGGATCGTGGCGGCTCAGACGCCTTTCACCGGCCGATCACCGTCCGTCGTGCCGATCCGAACGGAGGAGTATCCAACGCCAGCTACGCGGCCAGTGAATTCGGAACTCGACTCCAGCATGTTCGGCCGCACCTTCGGCTTTGCGGCACGGCCGTGGGAAACAGCCGTCGACGGAACCGTGGCGCGGCTGCTGTCGCGCGGCCAAACGACATCGTAA
- the rfbA gene encoding glucose-1-phosphate thymidylyltransferase RfbA: MDRKGIILAGGSGTRLHPLTLSTSKQLLAIYDKPMIYYPLTSLMLAGIKDILIITTPEDQAAFKRLLGTGSQWGIRLEYAVQPSPDGLAQAFIIGEDFLRGHPSCLVLGDNLIYGHGLTEVLQQAHQRPEGATVFGYRVEDPERYGIVAFDADGRATSIEEKPAAPKSHWAVIGLYFYDEQAVEIAKSIKPSPRGELEITDLNNVYLNQGNLYVERLGRGYTWLDAGTHESLLEAGEFVRVLQSRQGQLIASPEEIAYRQGWIDRWSFEEVATKLAKTKYGQMLLSQLQAHEL; the protein is encoded by the coding sequence ATGGACCGAAAAGGCATTATTCTCGCAGGTGGCTCGGGCACACGCCTGCATCCGCTGACGCTGTCGACCTCGAAGCAACTGCTGGCGATCTACGACAAGCCGATGATCTACTATCCCCTCACGTCGCTGATGCTGGCGGGAATCAAGGATATTCTGATCATCACGACCCCTGAGGACCAGGCGGCCTTTAAGCGGCTGCTGGGCACCGGGAGCCAATGGGGCATTCGCCTCGAGTATGCGGTGCAGCCGAGCCCTGATGGTCTGGCGCAAGCCTTCATCATCGGCGAAGACTTCCTGCGCGGGCATCCGTCCTGCCTGGTTCTGGGTGACAACCTCATCTACGGCCATGGTCTGACGGAGGTGCTGCAGCAGGCCCATCAGCGGCCTGAGGGTGCCACTGTCTTCGGGTACCGGGTCGAGGATCCAGAGCGTTACGGGATTGTCGCCTTTGACGCGGACGGGCGTGCCACCTCCATCGAGGAGAAGCCAGCAGCCCCGAAGTCGCACTGGGCGGTGATTGGCCTGTACTTCTACGACGAGCAAGCGGTCGAAATCGCCAAAAGCATCAAGCCCTCGCCGCGGGGCGAGTTGGAGATCACCGACCTCAACAACGTCTACCTCAATCAGGGCAATCTCTATGTCGAGCGGCTGGGACGGGGCTACACCTGGCTCGATGCCGGCACGCACGAGTCGCTGCTGGAAGCCGGGGAATTCGTGCGCGTGCTGCAGTCCCGGCAGGGCCAGTTGATCGCCTCGCCGGAGGAGATTGCCTACCGTCAGGGCTGGATCGATCGCTGGAGCTTCGAGGAGGTGGCGACCAAGCTCGCTAAGACGAAATACGGCCAAATGCTGCTGAGTCAGCTTCAGGCGCACGAGCTTTAG
- a CDS encoding M10 family metallopeptidase — translation MAYAEFAERAGNPSVDGLLFGMRWNSLELTYSFPQQASLYGRGYGLGEPDNNFEPLNGPQIEAARVVFNAISAATRLSFREITETASVHADLRLAMSDVPKPAWTYTIDDGAEGGDIWFGNSNGWYDSPTPGTYAFWGFLHEIGHALGLKHGHEEGGFGALPFAQDSMEFTVTTYRSYVGAGNVLENETYGYAQTLMMEDLAALQHLYGANYATRSGDTVYRWGSKTGQMFIDGVGQPHAGDNRVFMTIWDGGGLDTYDLSNYATNLSIDLRPGAWSTLSDRQLAYLGGFFNFARGSINNALLYQGDPRSLIENATGGSGNDRLVGNDAANMLRGGKGTDRLTGLLGDDTLIGGYGNDILRGGLGADRFWFDTKANRATNTDKITDFDIRADHICLDNAIFKVLGKGSPTKPVALKKAFFAIGDHAKDANDFVIFDARKGLLFYDADGSDAGQAVLFATLSKGLKLTAADFFVV, via the coding sequence ATGGCTTATGCTGAGTTTGCGGAGAGAGCCGGTAATCCGAGTGTCGATGGTCTGCTGTTCGGCATGCGATGGAACAGCCTGGAACTGACGTACAGCTTCCCACAGCAGGCGTCCCTTTACGGGCGGGGTTATGGTCTGGGAGAGCCGGACAACAATTTCGAACCCCTGAACGGTCCTCAGATCGAGGCAGCACGCGTCGTCTTCAACGCAATCTCCGCGGCCACCCGCTTATCCTTCCGGGAGATTACTGAAACGGCCTCCGTTCATGCCGATCTTCGCCTTGCCATGTCGGATGTCCCAAAACCCGCGTGGACCTACACAATCGATGACGGGGCGGAGGGGGGCGATATCTGGTTCGGCAATTCCAACGGCTGGTATGACAGCCCAACGCCCGGTACGTACGCTTTCTGGGGTTTCCTTCATGAGATTGGCCACGCCCTTGGCCTGAAGCATGGGCATGAAGAAGGCGGATTCGGAGCCCTGCCGTTCGCACAGGACTCCATGGAATTCACAGTCACAACGTACCGGTCTTATGTTGGGGCGGGCAATGTTCTCGAAAATGAAACCTATGGCTATGCTCAGACCCTGATGATGGAGGATCTCGCGGCGCTGCAGCACCTGTACGGCGCCAACTACGCCACTCGGAGCGGCGACACGGTTTACCGGTGGGGCTCCAAAACCGGTCAGATGTTTATCGATGGAGTCGGGCAGCCGCACGCGGGCGACAACCGGGTTTTCATGACCATCTGGGATGGCGGCGGACTTGATACGTACGATTTGTCCAACTACGCCACTAATCTGAGCATCGATTTGCGGCCAGGCGCGTGGTCGACACTATCCGACCGCCAGCTGGCTTATCTCGGCGGCTTCTTCAATTTTGCCCGTGGCAGTATCAACAATGCACTCCTTTACCAGGGAGATCCTCGCTCCCTGATCGAGAACGCGACAGGCGGATCCGGCAACGACCGCCTGGTTGGCAACGACGCGGCCAATATGCTTCGCGGTGGTAAGGGGACCGATCGACTCACGGGATTGCTGGGGGACGACACTCTCATCGGCGGATATGGGAACGACATTCTGCGTGGAGGCCTAGGGGCCGACAGGTTCTGGTTTGACACGAAGGCCAATCGCGCCACCAACACCGACAAAATCACAGATTTTGATATCAGGGCAGACCACATTTGCCTTGATAACGCAATTTTCAAGGTCCTCGGCAAAGGCTCCCCCACGAAACCCGTGGCCCTGAAGAAAGCTTTCTTCGCTATCGGTGATCATGCCAAGGACGCCAATGACTTTGTCATCTTCGACGCACGCAAGGGTCTTCTATTTTACGATGCTGATGGGTCCGACGCTGGCCAGGCCGTTCTTTTCGCCACCCTATCGAAGGGCCTTAAACTCACGGCAGCCGACTTCTTCGTTGTCTGA
- a CDS encoding UxaA family hydrolase: MSTPRTIRLSPDDNIVIAIDLVDQGADVAGPTARERILRGHKMAAVPIREGEPIRKFGQIIGFAETHIAPGEWVHEHNVGLHDFERDYAFCVEAKEDDLLAPEMRATFQGYRRASGRTGTRNYIGILTSVNCSASVARFAAAEVERSGILRDYPGIDGIVAIVHGTGCGHAAYGEGFDILRRTQWGYASHPNFAGVIMVGLGCEVFQIGRMKQEYGLTETDTFRTLTIQETGGTRRTVQAIVDAVKNMLPIAAKTQRETRPASELVLALQCGGSDGYSALTANPALGVASDLLVRHGGTSILSETPEIYGAEHLLTRRAATREIGEKLVSRIKWWEDYTARNGGEMNNNPSPGNKAGGLTTILEKSLGASAKGGRSTLRAVYEYAEQVRDRGFVYMDTPGYDPVAATGQVAGGANLIAFTTGRGSAFGCKPVPSLKLATNSDIYRRMTDDMDINCGDILDGVSLERKGEEIFEILLRVASGEHTKSEILGYGDLEFVPWQVGAVM; encoded by the coding sequence ATGAGCACTCCGCGTACGATCCGCCTTTCCCCCGATGACAACATCGTCATCGCCATCGACCTCGTGGACCAGGGCGCCGACGTCGCCGGACCGACCGCCCGCGAGCGCATCCTGCGCGGTCACAAGATGGCTGCGGTGCCGATCCGCGAGGGCGAGCCGATCCGCAAGTTCGGCCAGATCATCGGCTTCGCCGAGACGCATATCGCACCGGGCGAATGGGTGCATGAGCACAATGTCGGCCTGCACGATTTCGAGCGTGACTATGCCTTCTGCGTCGAGGCGAAGGAGGACGATCTGCTCGCGCCCGAGATGCGCGCCACCTTCCAGGGCTACCGGCGCGCCTCCGGCCGCACCGGCACCCGCAACTATATCGGCATCCTCACCTCCGTGAACTGCTCCGCATCCGTGGCGCGTTTCGCAGCGGCGGAGGTCGAGCGCTCCGGGATCCTGCGCGACTATCCCGGCATCGACGGAATCGTGGCCATCGTCCACGGCACGGGTTGCGGGCATGCGGCCTATGGCGAGGGCTTCGACATCCTGCGCCGCACCCAGTGGGGCTATGCGAGCCATCCCAATTTCGCCGGCGTGATCATGGTCGGCCTCGGCTGCGAGGTGTTCCAGATCGGACGGATGAAGCAGGAATACGGCCTGACGGAAACGGATACCTTCCGCACGCTGACCATTCAGGAGACGGGCGGCACAAGGCGCACGGTGCAGGCGATCGTCGATGCCGTGAAGAACATGCTTCCGATCGCGGCGAAGACCCAGCGCGAAACCCGTCCCGCTTCGGAACTTGTGCTGGCCCTCCAGTGCGGCGGCTCCGACGGCTATTCGGCCCTCACCGCCAACCCGGCTCTCGGCGTCGCCTCCGACCTGCTGGTGCGCCATGGCGGAACGTCCATTCTCTCCGAGACGCCGGAGATCTATGGGGCGGAACACCTGCTCACCCGGCGCGCTGCGACCCGGGAGATCGGGGAGAAGCTCGTTTCCCGGATCAAGTGGTGGGAGGACTACACCGCCCGCAACGGCGGCGAGATGAACAACAACCCGTCGCCCGGCAACAAGGCCGGCGGGCTCACCACGATCCTCGAAAAATCTCTGGGAGCGTCGGCCAAGGGCGGACGCTCGACGCTTCGTGCCGTTTATGAATATGCCGAACAGGTCAGGGATCGCGGCTTCGTCTACATGGATACGCCCGGCTACGATCCCGTGGCCGCGACCGGCCAGGTCGCAGGCGGCGCGAACCTGATCGCGTTCACCACTGGCCGCGGATCGGCCTTCGGCTGCAAGCCCGTGCCCTCCCTGAAGCTCGCCACGAATTCCGACATCTACCGCCGCATGACCGACGACATGGATATCAATTGCGGCGACATCCTCGATGGCGTCTCTCTTGAACGGAAGGGCGAGGAAATCTTCGAGATCCTGCTTCGCGTCGCATCCGGGGAACACACCAAGTCGGAGATCCTCGGCTATGGCGATCTCGAATTCGTTCCCTGGCAGGTCGGCGCGGTGATGTGA
- a CDS encoding GntR family transcriptional regulator: MDALDKRKKYAFLASLERGPRGNTTEQVERSLRAAIVDLDFAPGEFIDKGAVCAALGVSRFPVSEALTRLAAEGLVEILPQRGSRAARIRLSEIKESMLIRQALEGMVAEIAATSLPPETLQVLRSNLEAQQEAVSRGDRPGFYGLDLEFHMILVQGLQLPRVAAAIDASRANIDRVRRLLSSPRRHAVTLAEHREIFRALEARDAQAARRAVHTHLEAVMEELGRFSVEHAEVFVHA; the protein is encoded by the coding sequence ATGGACGCGCTCGACAAGAGAAAAAAGTACGCCTTCCTCGCTTCCCTGGAGCGGGGCCCGCGTGGGAACACGACCGAGCAGGTGGAGCGCTCGCTGCGCGCTGCCATCGTGGATCTCGATTTCGCACCCGGCGAGTTCATCGATAAGGGGGCGGTCTGCGCTGCCCTCGGGGTGTCCCGCTTTCCCGTTTCGGAGGCACTGACCCGCTTGGCCGCGGAGGGACTTGTCGAGATCCTGCCGCAGCGCGGTTCCCGCGCCGCGCGTATCCGCCTGTCGGAAATCAAGGAATCCATGCTGATCCGCCAGGCTCTCGAAGGCATGGTCGCCGAGATCGCCGCCACGAGCCTGCCGCCCGAGACCCTTCAGGTCCTTCGCTCCAACCTCGAGGCGCAGCAGGAGGCGGTCTCACGCGGCGACCGCCCCGGCTTCTACGGGCTGGACCTCGAATTTCACATGATCCTCGTTCAAGGGCTGCAACTGCCCCGCGTCGCCGCCGCGATCGACGCCTCGCGCGCCAACATCGACCGTGTCCGCCGCCTGTTGTCCTCGCCCCGCCGCCACGCGGTGACGCTGGCCGAGCATCGGGAGATTTTCCGCGCGCTCGAGGCTCGTGATGCCCAAGCGGCGCGCCGCGCCGTCCACACTCATCTCGAGGCCGTCATGGAAGAACTCGGGCGCTTTTCGGTCGAGCACGCCGAGGTCTTCGTCCACGCCTGA
- a CDS encoding peroxiredoxin, which yields MTLQIGEVAPDFEAETTEGRIRFHDWMGDSWCVLFSHPKDFTPVCTTELGYMARIKPEFDQRNVKVIGLSVDPVSNHARWADDIRETQGTAPNYPMIGDSDLTISKLYGMLPASTGGTSEGRTPADNQTVRNVFVVGPDKKIKLVLVYPMTTGRNFDEVLRVIDSLQLTAKHRVATPANWKQGEDVIIAGSVSDDEAKKIYPQGWKAPKPYIRIVPHPQG from the coding sequence ATGACACTCCAGATCGGCGAAGTTGCACCGGATTTCGAAGCAGAGACGACGGAAGGGCGCATTCGCTTCCATGACTGGATGGGCGATTCCTGGTGCGTGCTCTTCTCTCATCCCAAGGACTTCACCCCCGTCTGCACGACGGAGCTGGGATACATGGCAAGGATCAAGCCCGAGTTCGACCAGCGCAATGTGAAGGTCATCGGCCTCAGCGTCGATCCCGTTTCCAACCATGCGCGGTGGGCCGACGATATCAGGGAAACGCAAGGAACCGCACCCAACTACCCGATGATCGGCGATTCCGATCTCACTATTTCCAAGCTCTACGGCATGCTCCCGGCGAGCACGGGCGGAACCTCCGAGGGAAGGACGCCGGCGGACAACCAGACCGTGCGCAACGTCTTCGTCGTCGGGCCCGACAAGAAGATCAAGCTCGTCCTCGTCTATCCCATGACGACTGGCCGCAATTTCGATGAAGTGCTCCGCGTCATCGACTCGCTCCAGCTGACCGCCAAGCACAGGGTCGCGACGCCCGCGAACTGGAAGCAGGGCGAGGATGTGATCATCGCAGGCTCGGTGTCGGACGACGAGGCGAAGAAGATTTATCCGCAGGGCTGGAAAGCGCCGAAGCCGTATATCCGGATCGTGCCCCATCCTCAGGGTTGA
- a CDS encoding DUF2270 domain-containing protein, which yields MPPKNDQIVVQNLRPPLKAPVFPSTSTEFINVMAHYHRAEIARMAGWRDRIDRTTNWAITVVAAMLSVSLSTPTAHHGVLIFAMVLVLLLLVIEARRYRFFDVYRNRVRRMERNYYAQIFAPQDGTTDDWILKLGEDLRQPLFLTSTRQALSRRLRRNYCWLFLILLFAWLVKTTFIRMQESAVDAHLVTSVGEWVRNAAIGPLPGWFVIATVAVFYGWILYASLHKPVGEGELAFGNVHV from the coding sequence ATGCCGCCGAAGAACGACCAGATCGTTGTTCAGAATCTTCGCCCGCCCCTCAAGGCCCCGGTCTTTCCCAGCACCTCGACCGAATTCATCAATGTCATGGCGCATTATCACCGCGCCGAGATCGCCCGCATGGCGGGCTGGCGCGACCGGATTGACAGGACGACCAACTGGGCGATCACGGTGGTCGCGGCCATGCTGTCAGTTTCGCTGTCAACGCCGACTGCGCACCATGGCGTGCTGATCTTCGCCATGGTCCTGGTCCTGCTCCTCCTCGTGATCGAGGCGCGGCGCTATCGCTTCTTCGATGTGTACCGCAATCGCGTGCGCCGGATGGAGCGCAACTATTACGCGCAGATTTTCGCGCCGCAGGACGGCACGACGGACGACTGGATCCTGAAGCTCGGCGAAGATCTCAGGCAGCCCCTGTTTCTGACGTCGACCCGCCAAGCTCTGTCGCGCCGCCTCAGGCGCAACTATTGCTGGTTGTTTCTGATTCTCCTCTTCGCTTGGCTGGTCAAGACGACCTTCATCCGGATGCAGGAGAGTGCTGTCGATGCTCATCTCGTCACGTCGGTGGGGGAATGGGTTCGAAACGCGGCCATCGGTCCGCTTCCCGGGTGGTTCGTGATCGCCACCGTGGCGGTTTTCTACGGCTGGATTCTCTACGCCAGCTTGCACAAGCCGGTCGGTGAGGGCGAACTGGCCTTCGGTAACGTTCATGTCTGA
- a CDS encoding universal stress protein — protein MKAILVPVEQYGFMRSVLDAALLMAGRFGSHIEGLALGPDIPDIVAFDVPVGWTLLSEKEQRELIERSRQLFEEFMASCAVPREGKGPNDPSCSWVGPRLFGDSSIGSFGRVFDLIVLGRPGSQDEPPRQSALEAALFEGGRPVLIVPPRLPATIGETVVIAWNASTETARSVALGMPILERAERVIVLTLDGWNMDGPSGAELALRLSRGGVRAEAVTRRLNTRNPGEAILEEAAGFRADLLVKGAYTQSRLRQMIFGGATSYILAHAELPVLMAH, from the coding sequence ATGAAAGCCATTCTGGTTCCGGTCGAGCAATACGGTTTCATGCGCTCGGTCCTCGACGCCGCCTTGCTGATGGCCGGTCGGTTCGGGAGCCATATCGAAGGCCTTGCGCTCGGCCCAGACATCCCGGACATCGTCGCCTTCGACGTTCCGGTCGGGTGGACGCTTCTGAGCGAGAAGGAGCAGCGCGAGCTTATCGAGCGCTCCCGGCAATTGTTCGAGGAGTTCATGGCCTCCTGTGCCGTGCCCCGGGAAGGCAAGGGGCCGAACGACCCTTCGTGCAGCTGGGTCGGTCCTCGGCTGTTCGGGGACAGTTCCATCGGAAGCTTTGGCAGGGTCTTCGATCTTATCGTTCTCGGACGACCCGGATCGCAGGATGAGCCGCCGCGCCAGAGCGCTCTCGAGGCTGCTTTGTTCGAGGGCGGGCGGCCGGTCCTGATCGTGCCGCCCCGATTACCGGCGACCATCGGCGAGACGGTCGTGATCGCCTGGAACGCGAGCACGGAGACGGCCCGGTCGGTCGCGCTCGGGATGCCCATCCTGGAAAGGGCCGAGCGCGTCATCGTGCTGACCCTGGACGGCTGGAATATGGACGGCCCGAGCGGCGCGGAACTGGCGTTGCGCCTCTCCCGAGGCGGCGTCAGGGCCGAGGCCGTGACACGCAGGCTGAACACACGCAACCCGGGCGAGGCGATTCTGGAGGAGGCGGCAGGCTTCCGCGCGGATCTGCTCGTCAAGGGTGCCTATACCCAGAGCCGCCTGAGGCAGATGATCTTCGGCGGAGCCACGAGCTATATCCTTGCCCATGCCGAACTGCCGGTCCTGATGGCACATTAG
- a CDS encoding SPW repeat protein, giving the protein MNIVNNRSDMAINSVNVALGAILFAAPWLFGFGHEAWASLNARLSGGIVILLALLAVLHTHDWEEWLNVIAGLWIIGAPWMLWFDDVPAARWIHVIVGFCIVAIAAFELYRLYHAPDGTNAERRRTR; this is encoded by the coding sequence GTGAATATCGTCAACAACCGTTCCGACATGGCCATCAACTCGGTCAATGTGGCGCTCGGAGCCATCCTGTTTGCAGCGCCGTGGCTGTTCGGTTTCGGTCACGAGGCCTGGGCAAGCCTGAACGCACGGCTCAGCGGCGGCATCGTGATCCTGCTCGCGCTCCTGGCCGTGCTCCACACGCACGACTGGGAGGAATGGCTCAATGTGATTGCCGGCCTTTGGATCATCGGCGCCCCTTGGATGCTTTGGTTCGACGACGTGCCCGCTGCGCGATGGATTCACGTCATCGTCGGCTTCTGCATCGTCGCGATTGCAGCTTTCGAGCTGTATCGACTCTACCACGCGCCCGACGGGACAAATGCAGAGAGACGCCGGACACGATAG
- a CDS encoding 3-methyl-2-oxobutanoate dehydrogenase (2-methylpropanoyl-transferring) subunit alpha, which yields MTTDGKLTLHVPEPAVRPGGTPDFSNVKIPKAGAVPRPEIDVDPETVRDLAFSIIRVLNRNGEAVGPWAGLLSDEELIAGMRHMMTLRTFDARMLIAQRQGKTSFYMQHLGEEAVSCAFRMALSPGDMNFPTYRQAGLLIAGGYPMVDMMCQIYSNSRDPLKGRQLPVMYSSKEHGFFTISGNLATQYVQAVGWAMASAICNDTKIAAAWIGDGSTAESDFHAALVFASTYKAPVILNIVNNQWAISTFQGIARGGAGTFAARGLGFGIPSLRVDGNDYLAVYAVAKWAAERARRNLGPTLIEYVTYRVGAHSTSDDPSAYRPKTESDAWPLGDPIMRLKNHLILRGAWSDERHKQAEAEILDTVIAAQKEAESYGTLHAGAKPSAREMFDGVYAEMPPHLRRQRQQAGV from the coding sequence ATGACCACTGACGGAAAGCTGACCCTTCATGTGCCGGAACCGGCCGTTCGGCCGGGAGGAACGCCCGATTTCTCGAATGTGAAGATTCCGAAGGCCGGCGCCGTGCCCAGGCCGGAGATCGACGTCGATCCGGAAACCGTGCGCGATCTCGCCTTCTCCATCATCCGGGTCCTCAACCGCAACGGGGAGGCGGTCGGCCCATGGGCCGGGCTGTTGAGCGACGAGGAACTGATCGCGGGTATGCGCCACATGATGACGCTGCGCACCTTCGATGCCAGGATGCTGATCGCCCAGCGCCAGGGCAAGACGTCCTTCTACATGCAGCATCTGGGCGAGGAGGCCGTCAGCTGCGCCTTCCGCATGGCCCTGTCGCCGGGGGACATGAATTTTCCGACCTATCGGCAGGCGGGCCTGCTGATCGCAGGCGGATACCCGATGGTCGACATGATGTGCCAGATCTATTCCAATTCCCGCGATCCGCTGAAGGGCCGCCAGCTGCCGGTCATGTATTCCTCGAAGGAGCACGGCTTCTTCACGATCTCCGGCAATCTCGCGACGCAATATGTGCAGGCCGTCGGCTGGGCCATGGCCTCGGCGATCTGCAACGACACCAAGATCGCAGCCGCCTGGATCGGCGACGGCTCGACGGCGGAATCGGACTTTCACGCCGCTCTCGTCTTCGCCTCGACCTACAAGGCGCCGGTCATTCTCAACATCGTCAACAACCAATGGGCGATCTCCACCTTCCAGGGCATCGCCCGGGGCGGGGCAGGGACGTTTGCTGCCCGTGGGCTCGGCTTCGGCATTCCCTCGCTTCGGGTCGACGGCAACGATTATCTTGCTGTCTATGCGGTTGCGAAATGGGCAGCGGAGCGCGCCCGGCGCAATCTCGGCCCGACGCTGATCGAATACGTCACCTATCGGGTCGGTGCGCATTCCACGTCCGACGATCCATCGGCCTATCGTCCGAAGACGGAATCCGACGCCTGGCCGCTCGGCGATCCGATCATGCGGCTGAAGAATCATCTGATCCTGCGCGGAGCCTGGTCGGACGAGCGGCACAAGCAGGCCGAGGCTGAAATCCTCGACACGGTGATCGCCGCTCAGAAGGAGGCGGAGAGCTACGGCACGCTTCACGCGGGCGCCAAGCCGTCTGCGCGCGAAATGTTCGACGGCGTCTATGCCGAGATGCCGCCGCATCTGCGGCGGCAGCGTCAGCAGGCGGGGGTCTGA